Proteins encoded within one genomic window of Rhodospirillales bacterium:
- a CDS encoding SoxY-related AACIE arm protein, which yields MAPRTEHDTAGRRAFLRFATAFAAVVAVFAPRRSPANEVPPQLQAGSRSSPRPLTPAEIQAAVHRVTGGAKVTPGRVKLDLPPIVENGNSVHCTVTVQSPMTPADYVKSVHIFTERNPQPNVIGVRLGPRAGLAKFSARIRLADTQKVTAIAEMSDGTFWSDRAEIVVTGGACLEDT from the coding sequence ATGGCCCCGCGAACGGAACACGACACCGCCGGTCGGCGCGCATTTTTGCGTTTCGCAACCGCGTTCGCCGCGGTCGTCGCTGTGTTCGCCCCCAGGCGTTCGCCCGCCAACGAAGTGCCGCCGCAGCTCCAGGCCGGCAGTCGGAGCTCGCCGCGCCCCCTGACCCCGGCCGAAATTCAAGCCGCCGTCCACCGGGTAACCGGCGGGGCCAAGGTTACTCCCGGCCGGGTCAAGCTGGATCTGCCGCCCATCGTCGAGAACGGCAATTCGGTCCATTGCACGGTCACGGTCCAGAGCCCGATGACGCCCGCGGACTACGTCAAGTCCGTCCACATTTTCACCGAACGCAACCCGCAGCCGAACGTAATCGGCGTGCGTCTCGGTCCGCGTGCCGGGCTCGCCAAATTTTCGGCGCGCATTCGGCTGGCCGACACGCAGAAGGTTACGGCGATCGCCGAAATGTCCGACGGCACGTTCTGGTCCGACCGGGCCGAGATCGTCGTCACCGGTGGCGCCTGCCTGGAGGACACATGA
- the soxX gene encoding sulfur oxidation c-type cytochrome SoxX — MAGFLSGPAAAAGLKPFAVSGDSIPASLTGARGDAGRGRAIVGDRQVGFCLLCHPGPIPEETLQGTIGPDLRGVGSRLSEGQIRLRVVDQRRVNPDTIMPPFYSIEGLVRVPDAYRGRSILTAEQIEDVVAYLATLKE, encoded by the coding sequence CTGGCCGGATTTCTGTCGGGCCCGGCGGCGGCGGCGGGATTAAAACCCTTCGCCGTCTCCGGCGACTCGATCCCGGCGTCGCTCACCGGCGCCCGGGGCGACGCGGGGCGCGGACGCGCGATCGTCGGCGACCGGCAGGTGGGCTTCTGCCTGCTCTGCCATCCCGGCCCGATCCCCGAAGAGACGTTGCAAGGCACCATCGGCCCCGATTTGCGGGGTGTCGGCTCCCGCCTGAGCGAAGGCCAGATCCGGCTCCGCGTCGTCGACCAGCGGCGGGTCAATCCCGACACCATTATGCCGCCTTTCTACAGCATCGAGGGCCTCGTCCGCGTGCCCGACGCCTATCGCGGACGCAGTATTCTCACCGCCGAACAAATCGAAGACGTGGTGGCGTATCTGGCGACCCTCAAGGAATGA
- a CDS encoding xanthine dehydrogenase family protein molybdopterin-binding subunit, which produces MNYIPNISRRSFVVSAAAAGGGFMLGFALPDGGPKVVRAKDGSPEINAWVVIRPDDTVVVRVARSEMGQGTITGLAQMVAEELECDWNKVTTEYPTPGQSVARNRVWGDFSTGGSRGIRTSHDYVRRGGASARMMLVQAAANGWGVPAAECTVANSVITHKTSGRTTTYGKVAEAAAKLTPPPADSVKLKDPKEWKIIGQSMKRLDTADKVDGRKVYGFDLKLPGMLVATIKDCPVTGGKVKSFDAAKVAGMKGVKKVVPVGETAVAVVADTFWRAKMAMDALPIVWDEGPNAKVSSASIDEWLKAGLTASEAFVGNENGDAKGALASATKKLEAFYFYPYQNHACMESMNATALYTADRCEVWVPTQNGEAAFAAALQASGLPASKVDVHKIDLGGGFGRRGNFHDYVTQAVLIAKQMPGTPVKLLWTREEDMLHGRYHPVMHCKLTGGFDANNNLTALHIRLSGQSILASARPEGLDKGKDQLTFQGLWPSGDFAFGYSIPNLLVDHSMRNPHILPGFWRGVNINQNAIFIECFMDELAKSVNQDPLEFRRKLMGKHPKHLAVLNAVADKIGWGKPAPAGIFRGLAQMKSFASYVAAAAEISVSDGGNKIKVHRIVAATDPIYAVNPAQIERQISGSFVYGLSALFFQECTVKDGRIEQTNFDTYNSMRIAHMPKVESIVMPSRGSDPWGGVGEPTICVAAPAVLNAYFAATGKRIRTFPLKNHKIEMA; this is translated from the coding sequence ATGAATTACATTCCGAACATCAGCCGCCGTTCCTTCGTCGTCAGCGCCGCCGCCGCCGGTGGCGGATTTATGCTCGGTTTTGCACTGCCCGATGGCGGGCCCAAGGTCGTCCGCGCCAAGGACGGCTCGCCCGAAATCAACGCCTGGGTCGTGATCCGGCCCGACGACACGGTCGTCGTCCGCGTCGCGCGTTCCGAGATGGGGCAAGGCACCATCACCGGCCTCGCCCAGATGGTTGCCGAGGAGCTGGAGTGCGACTGGAACAAAGTCACCACCGAATACCCGACCCCGGGGCAAAGCGTCGCCCGCAACCGGGTGTGGGGCGATTTCTCGACCGGCGGCAGCCGCGGTATCCGCACTTCGCACGACTACGTGCGCCGGGGCGGTGCGTCGGCGCGCATGATGCTGGTCCAGGCTGCCGCCAACGGCTGGGGCGTCCCGGCCGCGGAGTGCACCGTAGCCAACAGCGTCATCACCCATAAGACGTCCGGACGCACCACTACCTACGGCAAGGTGGCCGAGGCGGCGGCGAAATTGACCCCGCCGCCCGCTGATTCGGTCAAGCTCAAGGACCCGAAGGAGTGGAAGATCATCGGCCAGTCGATGAAGCGGCTCGATACCGCCGACAAGGTCGACGGACGGAAAGTCTACGGCTTCGACTTGAAGCTGCCCGGCATGCTGGTTGCGACCATCAAGGATTGCCCGGTGACCGGCGGCAAGGTGAAAAGCTTCGACGCCGCCAAGGTCGCCGGCATGAAGGGCGTCAAAAAGGTGGTCCCGGTCGGCGAAACCGCCGTCGCCGTGGTCGCCGACACCTTCTGGCGGGCCAAGATGGCGATGGACGCGCTGCCCATCGTCTGGGACGAAGGCCCCAACGCCAAGGTCTCCAGCGCTTCGATCGACGAATGGCTCAAGGCCGGATTGACCGCGAGCGAAGCCTTCGTCGGCAACGAGAACGGCGACGCCAAGGGCGCGCTCGCCTCCGCCACCAAGAAGCTCGAGGCGTTCTATTTCTATCCCTATCAGAACCACGCCTGCATGGAGTCGATGAACGCAACCGCGCTCTACACCGCGGACCGCTGCGAGGTGTGGGTTCCGACCCAGAACGGCGAAGCGGCGTTCGCGGCGGCGTTGCAGGCGTCCGGCCTTCCGGCCAGCAAAGTCGATGTTCATAAGATCGACTTGGGCGGCGGCTTCGGCCGGCGCGGCAACTTCCACGACTACGTCACCCAGGCGGTGTTGATCGCCAAGCAGATGCCGGGAACGCCGGTCAAGCTGTTGTGGACGCGCGAAGAAGACATGCTGCACGGCCGCTATCACCCGGTCATGCATTGCAAGCTCACGGGCGGGTTCGACGCCAACAACAACCTGACCGCGTTGCACATCCGGCTTTCGGGCCAGTCGATTCTGGCGAGCGCGCGCCCCGAGGGCCTGGACAAGGGTAAGGACCAACTCACCTTCCAGGGTTTGTGGCCGTCGGGGGATTTCGCCTTCGGCTATTCGATTCCCAACCTGCTGGTCGACCATTCGATGCGCAACCCGCACATTCTGCCGGGGTTCTGGCGCGGCGTGAACATCAACCAGAACGCCATCTTCATCGAATGCTTCATGGACGAGCTGGCCAAGTCCGTGAACCAGGACCCGCTCGAGTTCCGCCGCAAGCTGATGGGCAAGCACCCGAAACACCTCGCAGTCCTCAACGCGGTCGCCGACAAGATCGGCTGGGGCAAGCCGGCCCCGGCGGGCATCTTCCGCGGCCTCGCCCAGATGAAGTCGTTCGCGAGTTACGTCGCGGCGGCGGCCGAAATTTCGGTTTCGGACGGCGGCAATAAGATCAAGGTCCACCGCATCGTCGCCGCGACCGATCCGATTTACGCGGTCAATCCCGCGCAGATCGAACGCCAGATTTCGGGCTCGTTCGTCTATGGCCTCTCCGCCCTCTTCTTCCAGGAGTGCACGGTCAAGGACGGCCGCATCGAACAAACCAACTTCGATACCTACAATTCGATGCGCATCGCCCACATGCCGAAGGTAGAATCGATCGTCATGCCGTCCCGCGGCAGCGATCCGTGGGGCGGCGTCGGCGAGCCGACCATTTGCGTCGCAGCACCGGCGGTGCTGAACGCCTACTTCGCGGCGACCGGCAAACGCATCCGCACCTTCCCGCTCAAGAACCACAAGATCGAGATGGCGTGA
- a CDS encoding (2Fe-2S)-binding protein, translating into MARLTINGKPHTIDVEADTPLLWVIRDHVGLTGTKYGCGIAECGSCTVHIDGQPVRSCSLPVSAVEGKSITTIEGLAQGGVLHKIQKAWIDHDVPQCGYCQSGMIMAAAALLKEKPRPTDADIDKAITNICRCGTFQEVRQAIHAAAKA; encoded by the coding sequence ATGGCGCGACTGACGATCAACGGCAAGCCTCATACCATCGACGTCGAGGCCGATACGCCGCTGTTGTGGGTGATCCGGGATCATGTCGGCTTGACCGGCACCAAGTACGGCTGCGGCATCGCCGAGTGCGGTTCCTGCACCGTGCACATCGACGGCCAGCCGGTGCGCTCCTGTTCGCTGCCCGTCAGCGCGGTCGAAGGCAAAAGCATCACCACCATCGAGGGCCTCGCCCAAGGCGGGGTGCTGCACAAGATCCAGAAGGCTTGGATCGACCACGACGTGCCGCAATGCGGCTATTGCCAGTCGGGTATGATCATGGCCGCCGCCGCCCTGCTCAAGGAAAAACCCCGGCCAACCGACGCGGACATCGACAAAGCGATCACCAACATCTGCCGGTGCGGCACGTTCCAGGAAGTGCGCCAGGCGATTCACGCCGCGGCCAAGGCTTGA
- a CDS encoding universal stress protein — MLARRPEAGSLAPFRRLLLVLDAMSGYASAEAAARLARRFEAEFAALYIESEELLRLAGHPGARLIGRSPETEPGETTSSNLDTAALARALRARADEIRRAVERAARESALSASFEVRRGRIAAEVAACAAETDLVIVAWAEHAAWPGPISTGRAAEAIARANPRSILFLREDRALSGAVVVLFDGGAAAERALQAAAAIAGAAGNPCEVVLRTPRIAEADRWRSDIRARLADAGIELEFLHLPGGDGEALCAAARRRGASLVVVGTDGESEKSIAGDLLDRLSCSLLLVR, encoded by the coding sequence ATGTTGGCGCGGCGTCCCGAAGCGGGAAGCCTCGCGCCGTTCCGACGGTTGCTACTGGTGCTGGACGCCATGTCCGGATACGCCAGCGCCGAAGCCGCCGCCCGCCTCGCCCGCCGGTTCGAGGCGGAATTCGCGGCCCTTTATATCGAAAGCGAGGAACTGTTGCGGTTGGCCGGCCATCCGGGCGCGCGTCTGATCGGGCGCTCCCCGGAAACGGAGCCGGGCGAGACGACGTCCTCAAATCTCGACACTGCGGCGCTGGCCCGCGCGCTGCGAGCCCGCGCCGACGAAATTCGCCGCGCGGTCGAGCGGGCGGCGCGGGAAAGCGCCCTCAGTGCCTCGTTCGAGGTGCGGCGCGGACGGATCGCGGCGGAAGTGGCGGCGTGCGCGGCGGAAACCGATCTCGTCATCGTTGCCTGGGCGGAACACGCGGCCTGGCCGGGGCCGATCTCCACCGGCCGTGCAGCCGAGGCGATCGCGCGCGCTAATCCTAGATCGATTTTGTTCCTGCGCGAAGATCGCGCGTTGTCGGGTGCGGTCGTCGTACTGTTCGACGGAGGCGCCGCGGCTGAACGGGCGCTGCAAGCCGCCGCCGCCATCGCCGGGGCGGCCGGAAACCCATGCGAGGTCGTCCTGCGGACACCGAGGATCGCCGAGGCCGATCGCTGGCGGAGCGATATCCGCGCGCGCCTTGCGGACGCGGGAATCGAACTCGAATTCCTTCATCTTCCCGGCGGCGACGGCGAGGCGCTTTGCGCCGCCGCGCGCCGGCGTGGCGCGTCCTTGGTGGTCGTCGGCACGGACGGCGAATCGGAAAAATCGATCGCTGGCGATTTGCTCGACCGACTCTCCTGCTCGCTCTTGCTGGTACGCTAA
- a CDS encoding ATP-dependent protease yields MNDRSDAAATALPWQALSAPCDPACLGFANTDDLAVPDAAIVGQDRAVEAIAFAIGMPHGGFNLFALGEEGTGRATLVRRSLAREAGERPLPPDWCYVNNFVDHRRPKALRLPAGSGRTLVDDMKRLIEELTIAIPAAFESDDYRNRKNAIQERFKERHEKAFAMLQEKAREREIALIRTPMGLALAPIKGDEVLDAKEFEALPEKEQEKRRAAMEELQAELEEILRSIPRTERAQREKIRELNREIAQSAVGHLIDDLKLRWRDQPGVILHLDAVRDDMIENAHEFLPQEGGVPPAMEALMAPAARRALQTAGPAFRRYQVNLLVDNAPAGGAPSGVPVIEEDHPTQPNLIGRVEHLAQFGALVTDFNLIKGGALHRANGGYLILSARKVLMQPFAWESLKRALRTGRIRIESLGEEIGWASTVTLEPEPIPLEAKVVLIGEPILYYLLHHYDPEFRELFKVAADFDDRLARDAAGEAHYARLVATVAKTESLAPFDASAVARVVEHGARMADDQKKLSARIEGIADLVREAAYWARRAEVAVVTAEHVEKAIAAGIYRSDRLRALIQEAIKRGTLVIETAGAKSGQVNGLSVIQLDNFRFGRPSRITCRVAAGKGEVADIEREVDLGGPLHSKGVMILSSFLNARYGRDQPLSLNASLVFEQSYGGVEGDSASSAELYALMSALADIPIKQSLAVTGSVDQLGRVQAIGGVNEKIEGFFDICAARGLTGDEGVLIPKANVEHLMLRRDVIEAVKAGRFRVFAVETVDDGIGILTGVPAGEADADGAYPAGSVNARIVARLASFARKARARMLRERGLEESGEKSRRKP; encoded by the coding sequence ATGAACGACCGTTCCGACGCCGCCGCAACGGCATTGCCGTGGCAAGCTCTGAGCGCGCCATGCGATCCCGCCTGCCTCGGTTTCGCCAACACCGACGACCTCGCCGTCCCTGACGCCGCCATCGTCGGCCAGGACCGGGCGGTCGAGGCGATTGCATTCGCCATCGGCATGCCGCACGGCGGATTCAATTTGTTCGCGCTCGGCGAAGAAGGGACCGGCCGCGCGACCCTGGTGCGCCGATCCCTGGCGCGCGAGGCCGGGGAGCGGCCGTTGCCGCCCGACTGGTGCTACGTCAACAACTTCGTCGATCACCGCCGGCCGAAGGCGCTGCGTTTGCCCGCCGGGAGCGGGCGGACTTTGGTGGACGATATGAAACGTCTGATCGAGGAATTGACGATCGCGATTCCCGCCGCGTTCGAAAGCGACGATTACCGCAACCGGAAGAACGCGATCCAGGAACGTTTCAAGGAACGCCATGAGAAGGCTTTCGCCATGCTTCAGGAAAAGGCGCGCGAACGCGAAATCGCCCTGATCCGTACGCCGATGGGCCTGGCGCTCGCGCCGATCAAGGGCGACGAAGTCCTGGATGCCAAGGAGTTCGAGGCCCTTCCGGAAAAAGAGCAGGAGAAGCGCCGCGCCGCGATGGAGGAGTTGCAGGCGGAATTGGAAGAAATCTTGCGTTCCATTCCGCGCACCGAGCGCGCCCAGCGCGAAAAGATACGCGAGCTGAATCGTGAAATCGCCCAATCCGCGGTCGGTCATCTGATCGACGACCTCAAGCTGCGCTGGCGGGATCAGCCCGGCGTCATCCTCCATCTCGACGCGGTGCGCGACGACATGATCGAGAACGCGCACGAATTCCTGCCCCAGGAAGGCGGTGTGCCTCCGGCGATGGAGGCCTTGATGGCGCCGGCGGCGCGGCGCGCGCTGCAGACCGCGGGGCCGGCCTTCCGCCGTTATCAGGTCAACCTGCTGGTCGACAACGCCCCCGCCGGCGGCGCCCCGTCCGGCGTGCCGGTGATCGAGGAGGACCATCCGACCCAACCCAACCTCATCGGCCGGGTCGAACATCTCGCTCAGTTCGGCGCGTTGGTCACCGACTTCAACCTGATCAAGGGCGGCGCGCTGCACCGCGCCAACGGCGGCTACCTGATCCTGTCGGCGCGCAAGGTTCTGATGCAACCGTTCGCCTGGGAAAGCCTGAAGCGCGCCCTGCGCACGGGACGAATCCGGATCGAGTCGCTCGGCGAGGAAATTGGTTGGGCCTCGACCGTGACGCTCGAGCCCGAGCCGATCCCGCTCGAGGCCAAGGTCGTGCTGATCGGCGAACCGATTCTTTATTACCTGCTCCATCATTACGACCCCGAGTTCCGCGAATTGTTCAAGGTCGCCGCCGATTTCGACGACCGGCTTGCGCGCGACGCGGCGGGCGAAGCGCACTACGCCCGCCTGGTCGCGACCGTGGCCAAGACCGAGAGCCTGGCTCCCTTCGACGCCTCGGCCGTCGCGCGCGTCGTCGAACACGGCGCGCGCATGGCCGACGACCAAAAGAAGCTTTCGGCCCGAATCGAGGGCATCGCCGACTTGGTGCGCGAGGCCGCCTATTGGGCGCGCCGCGCCGAGGTCGCGGTCGTTACCGCCGAGCATGTGGAAAAGGCGATCGCCGCCGGTATTTACCGCTCCGACCGCCTGCGCGCGTTGATCCAGGAGGCAATCAAGCGCGGCACTTTGGTGATCGAAACCGCGGGCGCCAAGAGCGGCCAGGTCAACGGCCTCTCCGTCATTCAGCTCGACAACTTCCGCTTCGGCCGGCCGAGCCGCATCACCTGCCGGGTCGCCGCCGGCAAGGGCGAGGTTGCCGATATCGAGCGCGAGGTTGACCTCGGCGGTCCGTTGCACAGCAAGGGCGTGATGATTCTCTCGTCCTTCCTCAATGCCCGCTACGGCCGCGATCAGCCGCTCTCGTTGAACGCGAGCCTGGTGTTCGAGCAGTCTTATGGCGGCGTCGAGGGCGACAGCGCCTCTTCGGCCGAGCTATATGCCCTGATGTCCGCGCTTGCCGACATTCCGATCAAGCAATCGCTCGCCGTGACCGGCTCGGTCGACCAGTTGGGGCGCGTCCAGGCGATCGGCGGGGTCAACGAGAAGATCGAAGGCTTCTTCGACATCTGCGCCGCGCGCGGCCTCACCGGCGACGAAGGCGTGCTGATCCCGAAGGCCAACGTCGAGCACTTGATGCTGCGTCGGGATGTGATCGAGGCGGTCAAGGCGGGACGCTTCCGCGTGTTCGCGGTCGAAACCGTGGACGACGGCATCGGGATTCTCACCGGCGTACCCGCCGGCGAAGCGGACGCGGACGGCGCGTATCCCGCCGGCAGCGTCAACGCGCGCATCGTCGCCAGACTCGCGTCGTTCGCGCGCAAAGCCCGCGCGCGCATGCTGCGGGAGCGCGGACTGGAGGAGTCGGGCGAAAAATCCCGGCGGAAGCCCTGA
- a CDS encoding metallopeptidase family protein: MPRKFNTPPDLADLDLLAREALASLPEVLRRHVADVPIRIEDFPDAETEKEMDLDSPFDLLGLYRGVSLDRKSVADAPHDIDIIFLYRRPILDYWSETGEDLYHVVRHVLIHEIGHHFGLSDEEMERIEEGA, from the coding sequence ATGCCCCGAAAATTCAATACGCCGCCCGATCTCGCCGACCTCGATCTGCTCGCGCGCGAGGCGCTTGCGAGCCTGCCCGAGGTTCTCCGGCGCCACGTCGCCGACGTTCCGATTCGGATCGAGGACTTTCCCGACGCCGAGACGGAGAAAGAAATGGATCTGGATAGCCCCTTCGACCTGCTCGGCCTCTACCGGGGCGTGTCGCTCGATCGCAAGAGCGTGGCCGATGCGCCGCACGACATCGACATCATTTTCCTCTATCGCCGACCCATTCTCGATTACTGGTCGGAAACGGGCGAGGACCTCTACCACGTCGTTCGCCACGTCTTGATTCACGAAATCGGTCATCACTTCGGCCTTTCCGACGAGGAAATGGAGCGCATCGAAGAGGGTGCATGA
- a CDS encoding SDR family NAD(P)-dependent oxidoreductase, protein MDPKGLAAIVTGGASGLGAAAARVLAEAGAKVAVLDLNLAEAKKIARDIGGLALVCDVADEKSAEEAVAAARKIHGPARINVNCAGVWSAARTVGRDGPMALESFARVVRVNLIGTFNVLRLAAADMAGAEPLAGGERGVIVNTSSIAAFEGQVGQAAYAASKGGIASLTLPVARDLAKSGVRVASVAPGLFATPMMYGLPDEVQKALGDSVPFPSRLGEPREFAKLVLHIVENPMLNGVTIRLDGALRLPPK, encoded by the coding sequence ATGGACCCCAAAGGACTGGCGGCGATCGTAACGGGCGGAGCTTCGGGGCTCGGCGCGGCCGCCGCGCGGGTGCTGGCTGAAGCCGGAGCCAAGGTCGCCGTCCTCGACCTCAATCTCGCCGAAGCCAAAAAAATCGCCCGCGACATCGGCGGGCTCGCCTTGGTCTGCGACGTGGCCGACGAAAAGAGCGCCGAAGAGGCCGTCGCCGCCGCCCGCAAGATCCACGGGCCCGCGCGGATCAACGTCAACTGCGCCGGCGTGTGGTCGGCCGCCCGCACCGTCGGGCGCGACGGGCCGATGGCGCTGGAATCGTTCGCCCGCGTCGTCCGGGTCAACCTGATCGGAACGTTCAACGTGCTGCGCCTCGCTGCCGCTGACATGGCCGGAGCCGAGCCGTTGGCCGGCGGCGAGCGCGGCGTGATCGTCAACACCTCCTCGATCGCCGCGTTCGAGGGCCAAGTCGGCCAAGCGGCCTACGCCGCCTCCAAGGGCGGCATCGCATCGCTGACGCTGCCGGTCGCTCGCGACCTCGCAAAGTCCGGAGTGCGCGTCGCGAGCGTGGCACCGGGCCTGTTCGCGACGCCGATGATGTACGGTTTGCCCGACGAGGTGCAGAAGGCGCTTGGTGATTCGGTTCCCTTCCCGTCCCGCCTCGGCGAGCCTCGCGAATTCGCCAAGCTCGTCCTTCATATCGTGGAAAACCCCATGTTGAACGGCGTGACCATCCGCCTCGACGGGGCGCTGCGCCTGCCGCCGAAATAA
- a CDS encoding acetoacetate--CoA ligase: protein MSERPLWTPSPARIRDTNLAAFRSRIERDYGTHVPDYAVLHRFSLEQPEKFWTAFKDFAGLKAETWGTVAIRDKHRMPGAAFFPDARLNFAENLLSRDDNTDALVFWGESEARRRLSWRELRAEVSRVAAALEGLGVQSGDRIAGYLPNMPEAIVAMLATASLGAVWSSCSPDFGVQGVLDRFGQIAPVVLFAVDGYPYNGKTHDVTAKTAEIAGRIPDLKRVVVAEYMGGGGLDRIPKAESWERFIAPYPPGPVRFRQVPFNHPLYILYSSGTTGVPKCFIHGAGGTLLKHVAEQRLHCDIRSGDRVFYFSTTGWMMWNWLATCLAAGATLLLYDGSPFHPDGNVLFDFADAERATLFGTSAKFLDAARKAQLAPIKSHRLETVRTLTSTGSPLAPEGFDYVYANIKTDVHLASIAGGTDICGCFVAGDPTAPVWRGEIQAAGLGMAVEVFGDDGRPLPAGEKGELVCTRPFPSLPLGFWNDPGDVRYRAAYFERFPGAWHHGDWIARTAHGGYIIYGRSDATLNPGGVRIGTAEIYRVVETLDEIQESLAIGQEWDNDVRIVLFVVPRKGIALDDALCDKIKRKVREGCSPRHVPARIVQVADIPRTKSGKITELAVRDVVHGRPVKNKEALANPEALDLYRNLPALRS from the coding sequence ATGTCCGAACGCCCGTTGTGGACCCCGAGCCCGGCGCGGATCCGCGATACAAACCTGGCGGCGTTCCGTTCCCGGATCGAGCGCGATTACGGCACGCACGTGCCGGATTACGCGGTGCTGCATCGCTTTTCGCTGGAGCAGCCGGAAAAATTCTGGACCGCGTTCAAGGACTTCGCCGGTCTCAAGGCGGAAACCTGGGGTACGGTCGCAATCCGCGATAAGCATCGCATGCCGGGAGCCGCGTTTTTCCCCGACGCCCGGCTCAATTTCGCCGAAAATCTCTTAAGTCGGGACGACAACACGGACGCGCTCGTCTTCTGGGGAGAATCCGAGGCGCGCCGACGCCTGAGCTGGCGCGAACTGCGGGCCGAGGTTTCCCGGGTCGCCGCCGCGCTCGAGGGGCTGGGCGTCCAGTCCGGCGACCGTATCGCGGGTTATCTCCCCAACATGCCCGAGGCGATCGTCGCCATGCTCGCGACCGCGAGCCTCGGCGCCGTGTGGTCGTCGTGCTCGCCCGATTTCGGCGTCCAAGGCGTGCTCGACCGTTTCGGCCAGATCGCGCCCGTGGTCTTGTTCGCCGTCGACGGGTACCCCTACAACGGCAAGACCCACGACGTGACGGCGAAGACCGCCGAAATCGCCGGCCGCATTCCGGACTTGAAGCGGGTGGTGGTGGCGGAATACATGGGCGGTGGCGGCCTTGACCGCATCCCGAAGGCCGAGTCCTGGGAACGCTTCATCGCGCCGTATCCGCCGGGGCCGGTGCGCTTCCGTCAGGTTCCCTTCAACCATCCGCTTTATATTCTTTACTCCTCGGGCACGACCGGGGTGCCGAAGTGCTTCATTCACGGCGCCGGCGGCACGTTGCTGAAGCACGTGGCCGAGCAACGGCTGCATTGCGACATTCGTTCCGGCGACCGGGTGTTTTATTTCTCCACCACCGGCTGGATGATGTGGAATTGGCTGGCGACGTGCCTGGCCGCAGGGGCGACGCTGCTGCTCTACGACGGATCGCCCTTTCACCCCGACGGCAACGTTCTGTTCGATTTCGCCGACGCCGAGCGCGCGACCTTGTTCGGAACCTCGGCCAAGTTTCTCGACGCGGCGCGGAAAGCGCAACTCGCGCCGATCAAGAGCCATCGGCTCGAAACGGTGCGCACGCTGACTTCGACCGGCTCGCCGCTCGCGCCCGAGGGATTCGATTATGTATACGCCAACATCAAGACCGACGTGCACCTCGCCTCGATCGCGGGTGGCACCGACATCTGCGGCTGCTTCGTGGCGGGGGATCCGACCGCGCCCGTATGGCGGGGTGAAATCCAGGCGGCCGGGCTCGGCATGGCGGTCGAGGTGTTCGGCGACGACGGGCGGCCGCTGCCCGCGGGCGAAAAGGGCGAACTGGTGTGTACCCGGCCGTTTCCTTCCCTTCCCCTTGGGTTCTGGAACGATCCGGGCGACGTGCGCTACCGCGCCGCCTACTTCGAACGCTTTCCCGGTGCTTGGCATCACGGCGATTGGATCGCGCGCACCGCCCACGGCGGTTACATTATTTACGGGCGCTCGGACGCAACGCTCAATCCGGGCGGCGTGCGGATCGGCACCGCCGAAATCTACCGCGTCGTCGAAACCCTCGACGAAATCCAGGAAAGCTTGGCGATAGGCCAGGAATGGGACAACGACGTGCGCATCGTCTTGTTCGTGGTGCCGAGGAAGGGCATCGCGCTTGACGACGCATTGTGCGACAAGATCAAGCGCAAGGTGCGCGAGGGCTGCTCGCCGCGCCACGTGCCGGCGCGCATCGTCCAGGTCGCCGATATTCCGCGCACCAAGAGCGGCAAGATCACCGAACTCGCCGTACGCGACGTCGTCCACGGCCGCCCGGTCAAGAACAAGGAAGCCCTCGCCAATCCCGAGGCCCTCGATCTTTACCGGAACTTGCCGGCATTGCGATCATGA